One part of the Arthrobacter sp. EM1 genome encodes these proteins:
- a CDS encoding FAD:protein FMN transferase — MGTVISLALPANGPGTADSATALAGAAAAVERVFTGLDETFSLYRPGSEASRLARGALTLRDTSAAFRARFADAAGWRLLTAGFFTAERPDGVLDLSGIIKGYAIDQAGAALGAAGLTDWCLNAGGDVLVSGSPAPGTGIPWQAGVVDPQNRGMLLSGFPLGSTGRFSALATSGTAERGNHIWRAGAGRTGFGALEFRQVSVAAPDILTADVLATAVVAGGKQMLDRATDGWDVEVLAVLGGGELLATPGFRA, encoded by the coding sequence ATGGGGACTGTCATCAGCCTCGCCCTGCCGGCGAATGGTCCCGGGACGGCGGACAGCGCCACCGCGCTGGCAGGCGCCGCGGCCGCCGTCGAACGCGTTTTTACCGGTCTGGACGAGACGTTCAGCCTGTACCGCCCCGGCTCCGAAGCGAGCCGGCTGGCCCGCGGCGCACTCACACTCCGGGACACCTCGGCGGCCTTCCGCGCCCGCTTTGCGGACGCCGCCGGCTGGCGGCTGCTGACCGCCGGGTTTTTCACCGCCGAGCGGCCCGACGGTGTCCTCGACCTCTCCGGAATCATCAAGGGCTACGCCATCGACCAGGCTGGCGCCGCACTGGGAGCGGCCGGCCTCACGGATTGGTGCCTGAACGCCGGCGGCGACGTTCTGGTGAGCGGATCACCAGCGCCGGGTACCGGAATACCCTGGCAGGCCGGCGTCGTGGACCCGCAAAACCGCGGAATGCTGCTCTCGGGCTTTCCCCTGGGCAGCACCGGCCGTTTCTCCGCACTCGCGACATCCGGCACTGCGGAGCGCGGAAACCACATCTGGCGGGCCGGTGCCGGCCGCACCGGCTTCGGCGCCCTCGAATTCCGCCAGGTGTCGGTGGCGGCGCCGGACATTCTTACCGCCGACGTGCTGGCAACGGCGGTCGTCGCCGGCGGCAAGCAGATGCTGGACCGGGCGACGGACGGCTGGGATGTCGAGGTGCTGGCAGTCCTCGGCGGCGGGGAACTGCTCGCGACGCCCGGCTTCCGCGCCTAG
- the rpmB gene encoding 50S ribosomal protein L28, translating to MAAHCQVTGAEPGFGHSISHSHRRNKRRFDPNIQKKRYWVPSLRRNVTLQLSAKGIKTIDVRGIDVVVAAILARGVKL from the coding sequence ATGGCAGCACATTGCCAGGTGACCGGAGCCGAGCCGGGCTTTGGACACAGCATTTCGCACTCGCACCGTCGCAACAAGCGCCGGTTCGACCCGAACATCCAGAAGAAGCGCTACTGGGTTCCGTCCCTGCGCCGTAATGTCACTCTGCAGCTGTCTGCAAAGGGCATCAAGACCATCGACGTGCGTGGCATCGACGTAGTCGTAGCCGCCATCCTGGCACGAGGAGTGAAGCTCTAG
- a CDS encoding FMN-binding protein yields the protein MRIRAAVSAALASAGILLAGWQSGAHVADTGSTAAATAAPALSGTGTSGGPTNDASGFSPAGGSTGSTGSSASTGASGASGSPGSSGSSGTAAPTAGTFAGKAVQTRYGSVQVQITVKAGAITDVTALQLTDDDRRSVQISNRAAPLLRAAVLKAQSAQVQTVSGATVTSDAYLTSLQGALDAANL from the coding sequence GTGAGAATACGCGCAGCAGTTTCAGCAGCACTGGCTTCCGCCGGGATCCTCCTGGCCGGCTGGCAGTCAGGCGCCCACGTGGCAGATACGGGGAGCACCGCGGCAGCCACCGCGGCGCCTGCGCTGTCCGGGACCGGCACCAGCGGCGGGCCCACCAACGATGCTTCCGGGTTCAGCCCCGCGGGCGGCTCAACCGGTTCCACCGGTTCCAGCGCTTCCACCGGTGCCAGCGGTGCCAGCGGCTCGCCGGGTTCCTCGGGAAGCTCCGGAACCGCGGCACCGACGGCGGGGACCTTCGCCGGAAAAGCAGTCCAAACCCGCTACGGCAGCGTCCAGGTGCAGATCACCGTCAAGGCCGGCGCGATCACCGATGTCACTGCCCTCCAGCTGACCGACGACGACCGCAGGTCGGTGCAGATCAGCAACCGGGCCGCGCCGCTGCTGCGTGCCGCGGTGCTCAAGGCCCAGTCGGCCCAGGTGCAGACCGTCAGCGGCGCAACCGTGACCAGTGACGCCTATTTGACGTCGCTTCAGGGAGCCCTCGATGCAGCGAACCTCTAA
- the rpsN gene encoding 30S ribosomal protein S14, translated as MAKKSMIAKNEQRKVIVERYAAKRLELKKALVDPASTDEAREAARLGLQKLPRNASPVRLRNRDIIDGRPRGTFQKFGISRVRFRDMAHRGELPGITKSSW; from the coding sequence ATGGCTAAGAAGTCAATGATCGCTAAGAACGAACAGCGTAAAGTCATCGTCGAGCGTTATGCTGCAAAGCGCCTCGAACTGAAGAAGGCTCTGGTTGACCCCGCGTCGACCGACGAGGCCCGCGAAGCTGCACGCCTCGGCCTGCAGAAGCTGCCCCGCAACGCTTCACCGGTGCGTCTGCGTAACCGCGACATCATCGATGGCCGCCCGCGCGGTACCTTCCAGAAGTTCGGCATCTCCCGTGTTCGCTTCCGCGACATGGCTCACCGCGGTGAGCTCCCGGGCATCACGAAGTCTTCCTGGTAA
- a CDS encoding ferredoxin reductase family protein, whose product MNSSLQAAAPATARRTPVERFRGQSRRRLLRADLLTVLAWASVAGSIALWLADGGAAGFSTLAGSFTAIGIVAGLAGMDLVLLMLLLAARTPLIDGAVGHDRALEFHRKLGKPSLYLLLAHGILIAIGYGMAEGLNPVSELVSLWVLVPDMWLAIVSIGLFIAVVVTSLVAVRRRFPYEYWYAIHLLTYAAVLTAIPHQFSTGALFAEGTWQRWYWLAMIIATGAALVHYRVLEPIVATVRHQLTVSRVVTEGPGVVSIELSGRHLDELAGSGGRFFIWRFLSPGAWWHPHPFSLSAEPVLFDASGRGRLRITVRNLGRGSAQLARLKSGTRVAIEGPYGLFSTAARSRNRVVMIGSGIGITPIRALLEGTPFEPGNATVILRGHNKAGLYLGEEILELCRRRGATLFHLTGPRTTGKQGWLPESSFRSGHRLASYAPDIADADVYICGPSAWARSVISEARAAGVREPQLHYERFDW is encoded by the coding sequence ATGAACTCCTCACTCCAGGCCGCCGCGCCGGCCACGGCCCGCCGCACTCCAGTGGAGCGGTTCCGCGGCCAGTCACGGCGCCGGCTGCTCCGGGCGGACCTACTGACCGTGCTCGCGTGGGCTTCGGTGGCCGGGTCCATCGCGCTCTGGCTCGCCGACGGCGGGGCAGCGGGGTTCTCGACCCTGGCCGGCTCCTTCACGGCCATCGGAATTGTCGCCGGTCTGGCCGGCATGGACCTTGTGCTGCTGATGTTGCTGCTGGCGGCACGCACTCCCCTGATCGACGGCGCCGTGGGGCACGACCGGGCGCTGGAGTTCCACCGCAAACTCGGGAAACCCTCGCTGTATTTGCTGCTCGCACACGGAATCCTGATCGCCATCGGCTACGGGATGGCGGAAGGACTCAATCCGGTCAGTGAGCTTGTGTCCCTCTGGGTGCTGGTCCCGGACATGTGGCTCGCCATCGTGTCAATCGGACTGTTCATCGCCGTTGTGGTCACCTCGCTTGTGGCGGTCCGCCGCCGGTTCCCGTACGAATACTGGTACGCCATTCACCTGCTGACCTACGCGGCGGTGCTGACCGCAATCCCCCATCAGTTCAGCACCGGGGCTCTCTTCGCCGAGGGCACCTGGCAGCGCTGGTACTGGCTGGCCATGATTATCGCCACCGGCGCCGCCCTGGTCCACTACCGCGTGCTGGAGCCAATCGTGGCGACCGTCCGGCACCAACTGACGGTGAGCCGCGTGGTGACGGAGGGTCCCGGCGTCGTAAGTATCGAACTGAGCGGCCGCCATCTCGACGAACTGGCCGGCAGCGGCGGCCGGTTTTTCATTTGGCGGTTCCTCTCCCCGGGTGCGTGGTGGCACCCGCATCCCTTCAGCCTCTCCGCGGAACCCGTGCTGTTCGATGCCTCCGGCCGGGGCCGGTTGCGGATTACTGTCCGCAACCTCGGCCGGGGGTCCGCGCAGCTGGCACGTTTGAAGTCCGGGACCAGGGTAGCCATCGAAGGACCGTACGGGCTCTTCAGTACAGCGGCCCGCAGCCGGAACCGCGTTGTAATGATCGGGTCAGGCATTGGAATCACCCCTATCCGGGCACTGCTGGAGGGCACCCCCTTTGAACCGGGAAACGCCACAGTGATCCTCCGCGGTCACAACAAGGCGGGACTTTATCTCGGCGAGGAAATCCTGGAACTCTGCCGCCGCCGCGGTGCGACGTTGTTCCATCTCACCGGCCCCCGTACCACCGGGAAGCAGGGCTGGCTGCCCGAGTCGTCCTTCCGGTCCGGACACCGGCTGGCCAGCTATGCCCCGGACATCGCCGACGCGGACGTTTACATTTGCGGCCCGTCCGCCTGGGCGCGCAGTGTCATCAGCGAAGCCCGCGCGGCAGGCGTCCGCGAACCCCAGCTCCACTACGAAAGGTTCGACTGGTGA
- the rpmG gene encoding 50S ribosomal protein L33 yields the protein MAKDKDVRPIIKLKSTAGTGYTYVTRKNRRNDPDRMVLKKYDPRIRKHVEFREER from the coding sequence GTGGCTAAGGACAAGGACGTACGTCCGATCATCAAGCTCAAGTCGACCGCGGGCACGGGTTACACCTACGTGACGCGCAAGAACCGTCGTAACGACCCGGACCGTATGGTTCTGAAGAAGTACGATCCCCGCATCCGCAAGCACGTCGAATTCCGAGAGGAGCGCTAA